The Streptomyces sp. Alt3 genome has a segment encoding these proteins:
- a CDS encoding (2Fe-2S) ferredoxin domain-containing protein — MSRRPRKTAGTGPSRPTVSVCRGCCCGTPKIPGVDHAGQLAQLRNSLDGAATVRAVECLDACEHGNVIVVQPSAEGRRAGGRPVWLGLVNDPQAVADIATWAGEGGPGIVDPPEILDLYAFSPSRRIRAGLEEKES, encoded by the coding sequence ATGAGCCGCCGTCCCCGCAAGACCGCCGGAACAGGGCCGTCCCGGCCCACGGTGAGCGTCTGCCGGGGCTGCTGCTGCGGCACCCCGAAGATTCCGGGCGTGGACCACGCCGGGCAGCTCGCGCAACTGCGCAACTCCCTCGACGGGGCCGCCACCGTGCGGGCGGTGGAGTGCCTGGACGCCTGCGAGCACGGCAACGTCATCGTCGTGCAGCCCTCGGCCGAGGGCCGCCGTGCCGGAGGCCGTCCCGTCTGGCTCGGCCTGGTCAACGACCCGCAGGCCGTCGCCGACATCGCCACGTGGGCGGGGGAGGGCGGCCCCGGCATCGTGGACCCGCCGGAGATCCTGGACCTGTACGCCTTCAGCCCTTCCCGCCGGATCCGGGCCGGGCTGGAGGAGAAGGAGTCCTAG
- a CDS encoding TMEM165/GDT1 family protein, whose protein sequence is MHLDLLAILTAFGLIFLAELPDKTMFASLAMGTRMRPLYVWFGTSSAFVVHVAIAVGAGGLIGLLPDWIVKLVSAALFAFGAFMLLRSGSGDEEEDEEIKTVTGFWPVYSTAFMAVFISEWGDLTQITTANLAASNGAWSTAIGSAIALMSVSALALLAGRFIAKRVPLKTVQRIGGLCMLGLAIWSVVEIFAG, encoded by the coding sequence ATGCATCTCGACCTCCTGGCGATTCTCACCGCCTTCGGCCTGATCTTCCTCGCGGAGCTCCCCGACAAGACGATGTTCGCCTCGTTGGCCATGGGCACCCGTATGCGGCCGCTCTACGTCTGGTTCGGCACCTCGTCCGCTTTCGTCGTGCACGTCGCCATCGCGGTCGGAGCGGGCGGGCTGATCGGCCTGCTGCCCGACTGGATCGTCAAGCTCGTCTCGGCCGCCCTCTTCGCGTTCGGCGCGTTCATGCTGCTGCGCAGCGGTTCGGGTGACGAGGAGGAGGACGAGGAGATCAAGACCGTCACGGGGTTCTGGCCGGTCTACTCGACGGCGTTCATGGCGGTCTTCATCAGTGAGTGGGGTGACCTGACCCAGATCACCACCGCGAACCTCGCCGCGAGCAACGGTGCCTGGTCCACGGCCATCGGTTCGGCGATCGCCCTCATGTCGGTGTCCGCGCTGGCGCTGCTCGCCGGCCGGTTCATCGCCAAGCGGGTGCCGCTGAAGACCGTGCAGCGTATCGGCGGGCTGTGCATGCTCGGTCTGGCGATCTGGTCGGTCGTCGAGATCTTCGCGGGCTGA